In a single window of the Flavobacterium sp. W4I14 genome:
- a CDS encoding hypothetical protein (product_source=Hypo-rule applied; cath_funfam=2.60.120.260,2.60.40.10; pfam=PF00703,PF02837; superfamily=49303,49785,51445; transmembrane_helix_parts=Inside_1_4,TMhelix_5_27,Outside_28_967), translated as MQIQVNRVFKVLLGIAFIFLSITHIHAQSISLAGKWRFKIDAKDEGVKGKWYSTVLPESVNLPGSMAENLKGDDITLKTKWTGSIYDSSYFFHPRLEKYRKPGNLKIPFWLTPAKHYTGAAWYQKDIEIPANWKGKRLVLSLEYPHSETRVWIDDIEIGTQYTFVVAQNFELPTNLKAGKHTITLLIDNRIKAINVGQDSHSLTDHTQGNWNGVVGKMEVIAGSPVYFEDIQVYPDLKNKSAKVKIQLKAIAKQSSTGKITLAATTFNTKNSLQVKPLTAAYQITNGDGALEINLPMGDKIATWDEFDPALYRLTATLLSNDGKKDEKKVQFGMREFKAVGRTFEINGRPVFLRGTVNNCEFPLTGYPSMDVAAWVRIFKISKAHGLNHMRFHSFCPPEAAFIAADQIGFYLQPEGPSWANHGSSIGDGKPIDQFIYDETNRMTKNYGNYASFCMMAYGNEPRGKQVEYLTKFNNYWKAKDSRRLYTGASVGGSWPVIPNNEFMVRAGARGLDWGRKPESISTYAKQIEQFTVPFVAHEMGQYCAFPNFDEIKKYTGVYRAKNFEMFQEDLKGHDMADQGHDFLMASGKLQALCYKNEIEKALRTPNYNGYQLLSLNDYPGQGTALVGVLDAFWDEKGYISAKEFKRFSNSTVPLLKVSKFVFTNNETLAAAVEVAHFGKAPIENAKLSWTLKDESGTNVARGNFDPKTLAVTNCIAIGEIKFPLNSITKATKLKLEVTIDGTEFANDWSFWVYPAQLPQVKSNVYYCTSLDDKAQAVLAEGGNVFLNAAGKVVKGKEVVQTFLPVFWNTSWFKMRPPHTLGILCDPKNAAFNNFPTDFHSDMQWWEIVNKSQVMNLEDFPSGFKPIIQPIDTWFLNRRLALVFEAKVGKGKLVVSSANLSPDLKDAPAAQQLYFSLQQYMMSAQFNPKYEVAFNTVKDIFESPSKIQFDTFTKDSPDELKPKPKTN; from the coding sequence ATGCAGATACAGGTTAACCGAGTTTTTAAAGTGCTGTTAGGCATTGCTTTTATATTTTTAAGCATCACACATATACATGCCCAAAGCATTTCGCTTGCTGGCAAATGGCGTTTCAAAATTGATGCTAAAGATGAAGGCGTAAAAGGAAAATGGTATTCAACCGTTCTGCCCGAATCCGTTAATCTGCCAGGCTCGATGGCCGAAAATTTAAAGGGCGATGACATTACCCTCAAAACAAAATGGACCGGAAGTATTTACGACAGTTCGTACTTTTTTCATCCCCGTTTAGAAAAATACCGTAAACCTGGTAACCTGAAAATACCTTTCTGGTTAACGCCCGCCAAACATTATACAGGTGCAGCATGGTATCAAAAAGATATTGAAATTCCTGCCAATTGGAAGGGTAAAAGACTGGTGTTATCTTTAGAATATCCCCATTCAGAAACAAGGGTTTGGATAGATGATATCGAAATTGGAACGCAGTATACCTTTGTGGTTGCGCAAAATTTTGAACTTCCAACAAATTTAAAAGCAGGAAAACATACCATTACTTTGTTGATCGATAACCGCATCAAAGCGATAAATGTGGGGCAGGATTCACATAGTTTAACCGATCACACTCAAGGAAACTGGAATGGCGTAGTTGGAAAAATGGAGGTAATTGCCGGTTCGCCTGTTTATTTTGAAGATATTCAGGTTTATCCCGATTTAAAGAACAAATCTGCGAAGGTTAAAATCCAGCTTAAAGCCATTGCTAAGCAATCATCTACCGGGAAAATTACGCTTGCCGCTACCACTTTCAATACCAAAAATTCACTTCAGGTTAAGCCTTTAACAGCAGCTTACCAAATTACAAATGGTGACGGTGCTTTGGAAATCAATTTGCCAATGGGCGATAAAATAGCCACCTGGGATGAGTTCGATCCGGCATTGTACCGTTTAACAGCTACTTTACTATCGAATGATGGCAAAAAAGACGAGAAAAAGGTGCAATTTGGCATGCGTGAGTTTAAAGCAGTAGGCAGAACTTTTGAAATTAATGGTCGGCCAGTTTTTTTGCGTGGAACCGTTAACAATTGCGAATTTCCGTTAACGGGTTATCCATCAATGGATGTTGCTGCATGGGTACGCATTTTTAAAATTTCAAAGGCACATGGGTTAAATCACATGCGTTTCCATTCGTTTTGCCCACCAGAAGCTGCTTTTATTGCTGCAGATCAAATCGGCTTTTATCTTCAGCCAGAAGGACCAAGCTGGGCCAATCATGGTTCATCTATCGGAGATGGAAAACCGATTGATCAGTTTATCTACGACGAAACCAACCGCATGACCAAAAACTATGGCAATTATGCCTCTTTTTGCATGATGGCCTATGGAAATGAACCACGTGGCAAACAAGTGGAGTACCTTACCAAATTCAATAATTATTGGAAAGCTAAAGATTCGAGAAGATTATATACCGGAGCATCAGTTGGTGGTAGCTGGCCAGTTATTCCGAACAACGAGTTTATGGTGCGTGCTGGTGCCAGGGGCTTAGATTGGGGCAGAAAACCAGAAAGTATTTCGACCTATGCCAAACAGATCGAACAGTTTACGGTACCTTTTGTAGCGCATGAGATGGGACAGTATTGCGCATTCCCCAATTTCGATGAAATAAAAAAATATACAGGTGTTTATCGTGCGAAAAATTTTGAGATGTTTCAGGAAGATCTTAAAGGCCACGACATGGCCGATCAGGGACATGACTTTTTAATGGCTTCGGGTAAATTACAAGCCCTTTGTTATAAAAATGAAATCGAAAAAGCATTGCGTACGCCGAATTACAATGGCTATCAGTTATTGTCGCTAAATGATTATCCAGGACAGGGAACAGCACTTGTAGGTGTATTGGATGCCTTTTGGGATGAAAAAGGTTATATCAGCGCTAAAGAATTCAAACGTTTTTCTAATAGCACAGTGCCTTTGCTAAAAGTTTCAAAGTTTGTTTTTACCAATAACGAAACCTTAGCAGCTGCGGTAGAAGTGGCACATTTCGGAAAGGCGCCCATTGAAAATGCAAAACTCTCGTGGACACTCAAAGATGAAAGCGGTACAAATGTAGCCAGAGGTAATTTCGATCCTAAAACCTTAGCTGTTACCAACTGTATTGCCATTGGAGAAATTAAATTTCCCCTAAATAGCATTACAAAAGCAACAAAACTGAAACTGGAGGTCACCATTGATGGAACTGAATTTGCCAACGACTGGAGTTTCTGGGTTTACCCTGCACAATTGCCACAGGTTAAAAGCAACGTATATTACTGTACCAGTTTAGATGACAAAGCACAGGCCGTTTTGGCCGAGGGAGGTAATGTTTTTCTCAATGCAGCTGGCAAAGTGGTAAAAGGAAAAGAAGTGGTGCAAACTTTTCTACCCGTCTTTTGGAATACATCGTGGTTTAAAATGCGCCCGCCACATACTTTGGGTATTTTATGTGATCCTAAAAACGCCGCTTTTAACAATTTCCCGACCGATTTCCATAGCGATATGCAGTGGTGGGAAATCGTAAACAAATCGCAGGTAATGAATCTCGAAGATTTTCCTTCAGGATTTAAGCCAATTATCCAACCAATTGATACGTGGTTTTTGAACCGCCGTTTGGCACTGGTTTTTGAAGCAAAAGTAGGTAAGGGGAAATTAGTGGTTTCGAGTGCAAACCTCTCACCTGATTTAAAAGATGCACCTGCTGCGCAACAACTTTATTTCAGTTTACAGCAGTATATGATGTCTGCCCAGTTTAATCCAAAATATGAAGTGGCTTTTAACACCGTAAAAGATATCTTCGAAAGTCCATCGAAAATTCAGTTCGATACCTTTACAAAAGATAGTCCTGACGAGTTAAAGCCAAAACCAAAAACCAATTAA
- a CDS encoding rhamnogalacturonan acetylesterase (product_source=KO:K15530; cath_funfam=3.40.50.1110; cog=COG2755; ko=KO:K15530; pfam=PF13472; superfamily=52266; transmembrane_helix_parts=Inside_1_6,TMhelix_7_24,Outside_25_263), which yields MKSTKYLPLILLTVFIVFSSCIILKQQAKPTLFLIGDSTVKNGKGKGDGSLWGWGSFIGDLFNSEKINVENDALGGTSSRTFQTNGLWDAVLAKVKKGDFVMMQFGHNDSSPLDDTARARGTIKGIGTESKEIYNPIKKKQEVVYTYGWYLRKFISDIKAKGATAIVCSPIPRNPVKDNAIVLADDSYASWAEEVAKAEKVDFIPLNQIIKDKYAALIATEVKAFFTEKDHTHTNEAGAKLNATAVVEGLKKLKNNKLNSYLK from the coding sequence ATGAAATCAACAAAATACCTACCCCTCATTCTCTTAACTGTTTTTATTGTTTTTTCTTCCTGCATTATCTTAAAACAGCAGGCAAAACCCACCTTATTCCTCATTGGCGATTCAACCGTTAAAAACGGAAAAGGCAAGGGTGATGGTTCTTTATGGGGCTGGGGAAGCTTTATCGGAGATTTATTTAATTCCGAAAAAATCAATGTAGAAAACGATGCTCTCGGCGGTACCAGCAGCCGTACTTTTCAAACCAATGGTTTATGGGATGCTGTTTTGGCTAAGGTGAAGAAAGGAGATTTTGTGATGATGCAATTTGGCCATAACGATAGCAGCCCATTAGACGATACCGCCCGTGCCCGCGGCACCATAAAAGGCATCGGAACGGAAAGCAAAGAAATTTACAACCCGATCAAGAAAAAACAGGAAGTGGTGTATACCTACGGTTGGTACCTGCGCAAGTTCATCAGCGATATAAAAGCTAAAGGCGCAACAGCGATTGTATGTTCACCGATTCCACGTAATCCGGTTAAAGATAATGCTATAGTTCTGGCCGACGATAGTTATGCGAGTTGGGCAGAAGAAGTTGCAAAGGCCGAAAAAGTCGATTTTATTCCATTAAACCAGATCATTAAAGATAAATATGCTGCTTTAATTGCGACTGAAGTAAAGGCATTTTTTACCGAGAAAGACCATACGCACACCAACGAAGCAGGGGCGAAGTTAAATGCAACTGCTGTTGTAGAAGGCCTAAAGAAATTAAAAAACAATAAACTGAATAGCTACCTGAAATAA
- a CDS encoding beta-galactosidase (product_source=KO:K01190; cath_funfam=2.60.120.260,2.60.40.10,3.20.20.80; cleavage_site_network=SignalP-noTM; cog=COG3250; ko=KO:K01190; pfam=PF00703,PF02836,PF02837,PF16355,PF18565; superfamily=49303,49373,49785,51445; transmembrane_helix_parts=Inside_1_4,TMhelix_5_27,Outside_28_781), whose product MTNSRLYILIFTFLFNCYASVAVAQAVKEQARVITPFDQDWSFNQGDVQGAEKADFDQTKWRKLNVPHDWSIEGAYDKANLTARGGGYLPSGIGWYRKIFNLDESFAKKKVTIEFDGVMANSEVWINGFYLGKRPYGYISFTYDLSKHLNFGKGKTNVIAVKADNTVQPASRYYTGAGIYRHVRLVATDAVHIADWGVYITTPDATAQKATVKVKTNLINEAAQSAQVAVETAVLDPSGKIVKTAQSKQTIAAGKNINIDQDIVLPNPKLWNLESPDLYKTLTKITVNGKVIDDQLNAFGIRAFKFDAATGFWLNGKNFKLKGACLHHDGGAVGAAVPLSVWKFRLERLKEVGVNAIRTAHNPVAPEFLDLCDQLGFLVMDETFDTWNSAKNNGEKGYNRFFTEWWKRDTRDMVMRDRNHPSIVIYSVGNEIHDDLNSPEGFKKYKDQQDLIHLLDPSRPVTMALFRPANSKVYTNGFAETMDIVGQNYRENELVALHNQKPDLKVIGTENTHVIQQYLALRDNPFMAGQFLWTGFDYLGEADWPQITNGQGLFDRIGSWKQQSLQRQSWWSEKPVVHIVRREDNAGAGAWINNWTPTDFDTYDDAKVAIYSNCEEVELFLNGKSLGSKPKPTDDSPRLWDVTFEKGSIKAVGKNKGKIVSSEELKTAGAPAKIVLSIDKNKISNSWDDVAFVTAKIYDENGNICPNADQLVKFTISGSGIIDAVDNGNITSHEMYKATQRHAYQGVCMANIKGNTPGNVEIKASADGLESGSIKLEVSNK is encoded by the coding sequence ATGACTAATAGCAGATTATATATTCTCATTTTTACATTTTTGTTTAACTGCTATGCTTCAGTTGCAGTAGCGCAGGCAGTAAAAGAACAGGCGAGGGTAATAACACCTTTTGATCAGGACTGGAGCTTCAATCAAGGCGATGTTCAGGGCGCCGAAAAAGCTGATTTTGATCAAACCAAATGGCGGAAATTGAATGTTCCGCACGATTGGAGTATCGAAGGGGCTTACGATAAAGCCAATTTAACAGCCCGTGGCGGTGGCTATTTGCCTTCGGGCATCGGATGGTACCGCAAAATTTTCAATCTTGATGAAAGCTTTGCGAAAAAGAAAGTAACAATTGAATTTGATGGTGTAATGGCCAATAGTGAGGTATGGATCAATGGATTTTATCTTGGCAAACGCCCTTATGGCTATATTAGCTTTACTTACGATTTAAGCAAACACTTAAATTTTGGTAAAGGTAAAACAAATGTGATTGCGGTAAAGGCTGATAATACTGTACAACCCGCTTCGCGGTATTATACCGGTGCCGGAATTTACAGGCATGTGCGTTTAGTGGCAACAGATGCCGTTCATATTGCAGATTGGGGTGTTTACATCACTACGCCAGATGCTACCGCGCAAAAAGCTACGGTTAAAGTAAAAACAAACCTTATAAACGAAGCTGCCCAAAGCGCCCAGGTTGCTGTAGAAACAGCTGTTTTAGATCCTTCCGGAAAAATTGTTAAAACTGCCCAGAGCAAGCAAACCATCGCTGCAGGAAAAAATATTAATATAGATCAGGATATTGTTCTGCCCAATCCAAAACTTTGGAACCTGGAAAGTCCGGATTTGTATAAAACCTTAACCAAAATAACCGTAAACGGGAAAGTTATTGATGATCAGTTGAATGCCTTCGGTATCAGGGCTTTTAAGTTTGACGCAGCAACAGGTTTCTGGTTAAATGGCAAAAACTTTAAGTTAAAAGGAGCTTGCCTGCATCATGATGGTGGTGCGGTTGGTGCTGCGGTACCGTTAAGCGTGTGGAAATTCCGTTTAGAACGTTTGAAAGAAGTAGGGGTAAACGCCATCAGAACTGCTCATAATCCGGTTGCACCGGAGTTTTTGGATTTATGCGACCAGCTGGGCTTTTTGGTGATGGATGAAACATTTGATACCTGGAATTCGGCAAAAAATAATGGTGAAAAAGGTTATAATAGATTTTTTACCGAATGGTGGAAGCGCGATACGCGCGATATGGTGATGCGCGACCGCAATCACCCATCCATCGTAATTTACAGTGTTGGGAACGAAATCCATGATGATTTAAACAGCCCGGAGGGATTCAAAAAATATAAGGATCAGCAAGATCTTATTCACCTGCTCGATCCAAGCCGTCCGGTAACCATGGCGCTTTTCCGTCCGGCCAATTCGAAGGTTTACACCAATGGATTTGCCGAAACTATGGATATTGTTGGACAGAATTATCGCGAAAATGAATTGGTAGCCCTGCACAATCAAAAACCGGACTTAAAAGTAATCGGCACCGAAAATACACATGTAATTCAGCAATATTTGGCACTTCGCGATAATCCTTTTATGGCAGGCCAGTTCCTTTGGACGGGTTTTGATTACCTTGGAGAAGCCGATTGGCCTCAGATTACCAATGGACAGGGTTTGTTCGATAGGATTGGCAGCTGGAAACAGCAAAGTTTGCAACGCCAGAGCTGGTGGTCGGAGAAACCTGTTGTACACATCGTTCGTAGAGAAGATAATGCTGGCGCCGGTGCCTGGATCAACAATTGGACACCTACCGATTTTGATACTTACGATGACGCAAAGGTTGCCATTTATAGCAATTGCGAAGAAGTTGAACTTTTTTTAAATGGTAAATCGCTGGGCAGCAAACCTAAACCAACTGATGATTCTCCACGTTTATGGGATGTAACTTTCGAAAAAGGCAGCATTAAAGCGGTTGGTAAAAATAAAGGCAAAATAGTTTCATCTGAAGAACTTAAAACCGCAGGTGCACCAGCTAAAATTGTATTATCGATTGATAAAAACAAAATCAGTAACAGCTGGGATGACGTGGCCTTTGTAACCGCAAAAATTTACGATGAAAATGGAAATATTTGCCCAAATGCCGATCAACTGGTTAAGTTTACCATTTCAGGCAGTGGAATTATCGATGCTGTTGATAATGGCAATATAACCAGTCACGAAATGTATAAAGCTACACAGCGACATGCCTACCAAGGTGTTTGTATGGCCAATATTAAAGGGAATACGCCTGGAAACGTTGAGATTAAGGCTTCGGCTGATGGTTTAGAAAGCGGGTCAATAAAATTAGAAGTGAGTAATAAATAA
- a CDS encoding unsaturated rhamnogalacturonyl hydrolase (product_source=KO:K15532; cog=COG4225; ko=KO:K15532; pfam=PF07470; superfamily=48208): MKKFIFSTAIIFSISVQLLLAQKIPNKKEVLKVLKLTNTYFMNKWPDAGKSIITNRERPSNIWTRAVYYEGLMNLYKIHPEKEYYDYAVQWGQKHSWGLRNGITTKNADDQACGQTYIDLYLIDKQPERIKDIKASIDLVIKSGKVNDWTWIDAIQMGMPVFARLGKLYNDTTYYNYMYKMYMHSKNTEGGGLYNVKDGLWWRDKDFVPPYKEPNGEDCYWSRGNGWVVAALVRVLEIIPENEAHRNEYLKTYHEMIKALVPIQRADGFWNVSLHDATHFGGKETSGTALFVYGMAWGVNQGILDKATYLPIITKAWNAMTKDAVQKNGFIGYMQGTGKEPKDGQPVSYTSVPDFEDYGLGCFLLAGTEVYKLKK, from the coding sequence ATGAAGAAATTTATATTCAGTACTGCAATAATATTCAGTATATCTGTCCAGCTACTTTTGGCGCAAAAAATCCCTAATAAAAAAGAGGTTTTAAAAGTATTAAAATTAACGAATACTTATTTTATGAATAAGTGGCCTGATGCCGGGAAATCAATCATAACCAATAGGGAGCGGCCAAGCAATATCTGGACAAGGGCAGTGTATTACGAAGGATTGATGAATCTTTATAAAATCCATCCTGAAAAAGAATATTACGATTATGCCGTTCAATGGGGACAAAAACACAGTTGGGGTTTAAGAAATGGTATTACAACCAAAAATGCTGACGATCAGGCCTGTGGGCAGACCTATATCGATCTTTACCTGATTGATAAACAACCTGAACGCATTAAAGACATTAAAGCTTCTATTGATCTGGTAATCAAATCGGGCAAGGTAAACGATTGGACCTGGATTGATGCGATCCAAATGGGAATGCCTGTTTTTGCCAGACTGGGTAAATTATACAACGATACCACCTATTACAATTACATGTACAAAATGTATATGCATTCCAAAAATACTGAGGGTGGAGGTTTGTACAATGTCAAAGATGGTCTTTGGTGGCGCGATAAAGATTTTGTGCCCCCTTATAAAGAACCTAATGGCGAAGATTGTTATTGGTCCAGAGGAAACGGATGGGTGGTTGCCGCATTGGTGCGTGTGTTAGAAATTATCCCTGAAAATGAAGCTCACCGCAATGAATATTTAAAAACCTACCACGAAATGATCAAAGCCTTGGTGCCCATTCAACGTGCTGATGGTTTCTGGAATGTAAGTTTACACGATGCGACGCATTTTGGCGGTAAAGAAACTTCGGGCACTGCTTTGTTTGTATATGGCATGGCCTGGGGCGTAAATCAAGGCATTTTAGACAAGGCTACTTATTTGCCTATCATCACCAAAGCCTGGAACGCCATGACGAAAGATGCTGTTCAAAAAAACGGTTTTATTGGTTATATGCAAGGAACTGGGAAAGAGCCAAAAGACGGACAGCCGGTAAGTTATACCAGCGTTCCCGATTTTGAAGATTATGGTTTGGGTTGCTTCTTATTGGCCGGAACAGAGGTATACAAGCTTAAAAAGTAA
- a CDS encoding rhamnogalacturonan acetylesterase (product_source=KO:K15530; cath_funfam=3.40.50.1110; cog=COG2755; ko=KO:K15530; pfam=PF13472; superfamily=52266), with amino-acid sequence MKLTPIKLLTAIAIIFLASAFIKGDKPALHTIGDSTVRNSNKETWGWGTPIASLFDTTKIHVENNAMAGRSTRTFLSEGRWDKVLETLKPGDFVTMQFGHNDGSAPDTTKAGRRGVLKGTGEETKVLTWPDGKVETVHTYGWYIRKFVRETKAKGATPIVLSMIPRNIFKDGKVVRANNDFGKWAAEVAKEENAYFVDLNKITADKYDALGPDKVKRYFPGDHTHTNLEGAKINAASVVEGIRELKDCNLKKYLL; translated from the coding sequence ATGAAGCTTACACCTATAAAACTACTTACCGCAATAGCCATCATCTTTTTGGCTTCGGCATTTATAAAAGGCGATAAACCAGCATTACATACCATTGGCGATTCTACAGTCCGCAACTCAAACAAAGAAACCTGGGGATGGGGAACACCGATTGCTTCCCTATTTGATACCACAAAAATCCATGTAGAAAACAATGCAATGGCCGGAAGAAGTACCCGTACGTTTTTGTCGGAGGGCAGATGGGATAAAGTTCTGGAGACATTAAAACCAGGTGATTTTGTTACGATGCAATTCGGTCACAATGATGGTAGTGCTCCAGATACCACAAAAGCGGGCAGAAGAGGCGTGTTAAAAGGAACGGGTGAAGAAACCAAGGTATTAACCTGGCCAGATGGAAAAGTAGAAACTGTACATACCTATGGCTGGTATATCCGCAAATTTGTGCGTGAAACCAAAGCAAAAGGCGCCACACCGATTGTACTTTCGATGATCCCCAGAAATATTTTTAAAGATGGTAAAGTGGTTCGGGCCAATAACGATTTCGGGAAATGGGCAGCTGAAGTTGCCAAAGAAGAAAATGCCTATTTTGTAGACCTGAATAAAATAACGGCTGATAAATATGATGCACTCGGCCCAGATAAGGTAAAACGCTATTTCCCTGGCGACCATACCCATACCAATTTAGAAGGCGCAAAAATTAACGCCGCATCTGTTGTAGAAGGAATCAGGGAATTAAAAGATTGTAATTTGAAAAAGTATCTGCTTTAA
- a CDS encoding rhamnogalacturonan endolyase (product_source=KO:K18197; cath_funfam=2.60.40.10; cleavage_site_network=SignalP-noTM; ko=KO:K18197; pfam=PF18370; superfamily=49265,69318), whose amino-acid sequence MIKTIIIFSFSLFFATQLFAQRQMEKLGRGVIAVRQNSDSVYVGWRMLGTDADDIAFNLYRKSGNNEAIKLNHDPITKNTSFVDAGVKFDLPNSYFVKPILKGSELEASKSFTLPAKPPIQQYLTIPLKTPAGYSPNDASVGDLDGDGEYEIVLHQTGRSRDNSSNGITDPPIFQAYKLDGTFLWEINLGKNIREGAHYTQFMVYDMDGDGIAEMVCKTADGTVDGKGKVIGDATKDWRNPNGKILDGPEFLTVFSGKTGEALATTDYIPARGNIGAWGGRGGNGKNDNTGNRVDRFNACVAYLDGIHPSVVMCRGYYGRTVLAAWDWRNGKLTSRWVFDTKDAKNSFSGQGNHNLTVADVDQDGKDEIIYGSMCVDDNGKGLYTTGLRHGDAIHVSDLDPEHPGLEVFGVHEIEEGTKGPGAAVYDAKTGKILWEGSQDEDVGRGVADNIDNTRFGAQMWWSGSNGLFDIKGNRIGNQPRSTNFLIYWDGDLSRELLDGNHIDKYNGGRLFTADGTVSNNGTKSTPALSADIFGDWREELILRSYDNQSLRIYTTTIPTEYRNFTLMHDPQYRLSIAWQNDGYNQPPHTGFYFGFGMKKAPKPHITLVEPKK is encoded by the coding sequence ATGATCAAAACCATTATAATCTTCAGTTTCAGTTTATTCTTTGCTACACAGCTTTTCGCTCAGCGCCAAATGGAAAAATTGGGACGTGGTGTAATTGCTGTACGGCAGAATAGCGATTCTGTTTATGTAGGCTGGCGGATGTTGGGTACCGATGCCGATGACATTGCTTTTAACCTATACCGCAAAAGCGGAAACAATGAAGCTATAAAGCTCAATCACGATCCTATTACCAAGAACACCAGTTTTGTAGATGCAGGGGTTAAATTCGATCTTCCGAACAGCTATTTTGTAAAACCAATTTTAAAAGGCAGTGAATTGGAAGCCAGTAAATCTTTTACGTTGCCAGCCAAGCCACCTATTCAGCAATATTTAACTATTCCTTTAAAAACACCAGCTGGTTATTCGCCTAACGATGCTTCAGTGGGCGATTTAGATGGAGATGGAGAATATGAAATTGTATTGCACCAAACTGGCCGGAGCAGGGATAATTCATCAAACGGTATTACCGATCCGCCGATTTTTCAAGCCTATAAATTGGATGGAACTTTTTTGTGGGAGATTAATTTGGGAAAAAATATCCGCGAAGGCGCTCATTACACTCAATTTATGGTGTACGACATGGATGGTGATGGTATTGCCGAAATGGTATGTAAAACTGCCGATGGAACGGTAGATGGCAAAGGAAAAGTAATTGGCGATGCAACTAAAGATTGGCGCAATCCCAACGGTAAAATTTTGGATGGCCCTGAATTTTTAACTGTATTTAGCGGTAAAACCGGAGAGGCATTAGCCACAACAGATTATATTCCTGCCCGTGGCAATATTGGCGCCTGGGGCGGTAGAGGTGGGAACGGAAAAAACGATAATACGGGTAACCGTGTAGATCGGTTTAATGCCTGTGTGGCCTACTTAGATGGGATCCATCCAAGTGTAGTGATGTGCAGAGGCTATTACGGCAGAACGGTTTTGGCGGCGTGGGACTGGCGTAATGGCAAACTAACTTCAAGATGGGTATTTGATACTAAAGATGCTAAAAACTCATTTTCTGGGCAGGGAAACCATAACCTAACCGTTGCAGACGTAGACCAGGACGGAAAAGACGAAATTATTTACGGTTCGATGTGTGTAGATGATAATGGAAAGGGATTGTACACTACGGGCTTAAGGCATGGTGATGCCATTCATGTTTCAGACCTTGATCCGGAACACCCAGGTTTGGAAGTTTTTGGCGTACACGAAATAGAAGAGGGTACAAAAGGCCCGGGAGCTGCGGTTTATGATGCCAAAACGGGCAAAATATTATGGGAAGGATCTCAAGATGAAGATGTGGGTAGAGGTGTGGCCGATAATATCGATAATACCCGTTTTGGTGCACAGATGTGGTGGTCTGGATCGAACGGATTATTTGATATCAAGGGCAATCGGATCGGTAATCAGCCCCGATCAACCAATTTTTTAATTTATTGGGATGGCGATTTATCAAGGGAACTATTAGATGGTAATCATATCGATAAATACAACGGAGGACGGCTTTTTACAGCTGATGGAACCGTTTCTAACAATGGAACCAAATCTACACCGGCTTTAAGCGCTGATATTTTTGGCGATTGGCGCGAAGAATTGATTTTAAGGTCTTATGATAACCAAAGCCTTAGAATTTACACCACAACTATCCCGACTGAATACCGCAACTTTACCTTAATGCACGACCCGCAGTACCGTTTAAGTATTGCCTGGCAAAACGATGGCTATAACCAACCACCACATACTGGGTTTTACTTCGGTTTCGGAATGAAGAAAGCACCAAAACCACACATTACTTTGGTAGAACCGAAAAAATAA